From the Candidatus Protochlamydia phocaeensis genome, one window contains:
- a CDS encoding LPS-assembly protein LptD yields the protein MTKKHFLPSFYSLLISLGIILFTLFHALCSAQEIAKLMEEGFAEGITVDLREPLYSDGVLTTEKGGVITAPHLRIQALNLRYTRKVVDNQPVLTIEAEDQLILEFGDYVFVGKKLFYDFQKKEGVIFEGRTAAEPWFFGGEKIELHPDGSYLIYEGYVTTSEKDIPEWGIYSHRVLVEKEKYLKANQVQIRLHRYPILWIPSLTANLDSIFDSPIKYRFRWGGRQGPRFGLTYEIFSWERWKTFVRFDYRLTRGPGGGIETRYRSLDHKTEFQSINYLAKDSSLLDTHEKCRFRFEGMFKTRFDNDKTNVLLTYDKISDRDMPSSYYDRDFDFDTSERTQLLIRHQEEHWIGSFYSRVRVNGFQTVKQELPTLNLSLKPLDIPQTGIIFENWANVSYLNFKYSKHLIDVHDYDSTRIEYQPTLYRPFPIGPMTFTPEVGAVSIFYGNSPCHQSQWLALGMIGCNARTQLYRYYKNIKHVIEPYSSYRYYSSPTSSPKEHYIFDISDGWTRLNMLTFGVKNSLYAKKADSCASRVFFSNIYAHAFFDEKTFRQSIPRVYSQFIFSSLPTVKHTLNMAWNIEHHQLDYFNFRSEWTLSADFALAAEYRHRSAYSWRKVDPENFFLDVYRKEGVLRHSPLSDRRDTLLVHFFYRFHPNWACEFSSRQGWNRWREPSYLEYEIDLLTTLQTAWHLKLSFQHQENDNRLVMYVNVGLKRPDENYSERKSFCYD from the coding sequence ATGACAAAAAAACATTTCCTTCCTTCCTTTTATTCTCTTCTGATTAGTTTAGGAATTATTCTATTTACCTTATTTCATGCTCTTTGCTCCGCTCAAGAAATTGCCAAATTAATGGAAGAGGGCTTTGCAGAAGGTATTACTGTTGATTTAAGAGAGCCGCTTTATTCCGATGGAGTATTGACAACCGAGAAGGGAGGCGTCATTACGGCCCCACATTTGCGCATTCAAGCTTTAAATCTCCGTTATACCCGTAAAGTGGTCGACAATCAGCCTGTTTTAACAATTGAAGCTGAAGATCAGCTGATTTTGGAATTCGGAGACTATGTTTTTGTAGGTAAGAAGCTCTTTTACGACTTTCAAAAGAAAGAAGGAGTGATCTTTGAGGGACGAACAGCAGCCGAGCCTTGGTTTTTTGGAGGAGAGAAAATAGAATTGCATCCGGATGGCAGCTATCTCATCTATGAAGGCTATGTAACGACTTCCGAAAAAGATATTCCCGAATGGGGCATTTACTCTCACCGCGTGTTGGTGGAAAAAGAAAAATATTTAAAAGCCAATCAAGTGCAAATACGCCTTCATCGGTATCCCATTTTATGGATTCCCTCTCTGACAGCCAATCTCGACTCCATTTTTGATTCGCCAATCAAGTACCGCTTCAGATGGGGAGGAAGACAAGGGCCGCGCTTTGGATTGACTTACGAAATTTTTTCATGGGAGCGCTGGAAAACATTTGTGCGTTTTGATTATCGCCTAACAAGAGGGCCGGGAGGAGGAATTGAAACCCGCTACCGTTCTTTAGACCATAAAACCGAATTTCAAAGCATTAACTACCTGGCCAAAGATTCTTCTCTTTTAGACACTCATGAAAAATGTCGTTTTCGCTTCGAAGGAATGTTCAAGACCCGTTTTGACAATGATAAAACGAATGTCCTTTTGACTTACGACAAGATTAGCGACCGCGATATGCCAAGCAGCTATTACGACCGGGATTTTGATTTTGACACTTCGGAGCGCACTCAGCTTTTAATCCGGCATCAAGAAGAGCATTGGATAGGCAGCTTTTATTCACGCGTCCGCGTGAATGGTTTCCAAACAGTCAAACAAGAGCTGCCAACCTTAAATTTAAGCTTAAAACCCTTAGACATTCCGCAGACGGGAATTATTTTTGAGAATTGGGCAAATGTCTCGTATTTGAATTTTAAATATTCAAAGCATTTAATCGATGTGCATGATTATGATTCTACGCGAATTGAATACCAACCCACCTTGTACCGCCCCTTTCCAATTGGTCCTATGACGTTTACTCCAGAGGTCGGAGCCGTCAGTATTTTCTACGGCAATAGTCCCTGCCATCAGTCACAATGGCTTGCTCTTGGAATGATTGGCTGCAATGCCCGAACCCAGCTTTATCGCTACTATAAAAACATTAAGCACGTCATTGAACCGTATAGTTCCTATCGCTATTACTCTTCTCCCACCTCCTCTCCTAAGGAGCATTATATTTTTGATATCAGCGATGGCTGGACGCGTCTAAATATGTTAACTTTTGGAGTGAAAAATTCTCTATATGCAAAGAAAGCGGATTCCTGTGCATCCCGGGTATTTTTCTCCAATATTTATGCCCATGCCTTTTTTGATGAAAAGACTTTCCGCCAAAGCATTCCGCGCGTCTATAGCCAATTCATCTTTTCTTCGCTTCCGACAGTGAAGCACACGCTCAATATGGCATGGAATATTGAACATCATCAGCTAGATTATTTTAATTTCCGCTCGGAGTGGACTTTAAGCGCAGACTTTGCCTTGGCTGCAGAGTATCGGCACCGCAGCGCTTATAGCTGGCGCAAGGTCGATCCTGAAAACTTTTTCCTGGATGTCTATCGCAAAGAAGGCGTACTGCGCCATTCTCCCCTATCCGATCGGCGGGACACTCTTTTAGTCCATTTTTTCTATCGTTTTCATCCAAATTGGGCCTGCGAATTCTCCTCACGCCAAGGTTGGAACCGCTGGAGAGAGCCCAGCTATTTAGAGTATGAAATTGATTTGCTTACCACTCTCCAAACAGCCTGGCATCTTAAGCTGTCCTTTCAGCACCAAGAAAACGATAATCGCTTAGTCATGTACGTGAATGTTGGACTAAAGCGTCCAGATGAGAATTACAGCGAGCGGAAATCATTTTGCTATGATTAG
- a CDS encoding UDP-glucose dehydrogenase family protein produces MNILIIGIGYVGLVTGTCFSEMGHHVTCLDINKEKIENLKEGSIPIYEPGLEEMVKRNIKAQRLEFTTDYNSSVPKADVCFIAVDTPAKADGSADTGQVEQVAASIGRYLNRYCVIVTKSTVPIGTTHRVEAIIRQALEQRNSKIDFDVVSNPEFLKEGNAIQDFMKPDRVIIGVDSAEAASIMKEIYSPFMLNHERLLVMDIASAELAKYAANAMLATRISFMNEMAQLCEGLGANINWVRKAIGADERIGNKFLYPGAGYGGSCLPKDVRALLAQSYSIDCPLSLLQAVHDINQRQKHVISQKVQNYYSNQGGIKGKTFGILGLSFKPDTDDMREASSLVLIQDLLEQGASLRVFDPIAMPKAQLILGQHPAITWCQSELEAAEQTDALILMTEWKQFRFLNFQALLTQMKGNAFFDGRNQYLPEEMARKGFNYFSIGRDPAWASDYQGQEGYSSHSSDLKMSVHK; encoded by the coding sequence ATGAATATTCTTATTATTGGAATTGGCTATGTTGGGCTTGTAACTGGAACGTGCTTTTCAGAGATGGGGCACCATGTCACCTGCTTAGATATTAATAAAGAAAAAATAGAGAATCTTAAAGAAGGGAGTATTCCCATTTATGAGCCTGGGCTTGAAGAAATGGTTAAGCGCAATATCAAAGCCCAGCGCTTGGAGTTTACTACCGACTATAACTCCAGCGTCCCTAAAGCGGATGTTTGCTTTATAGCCGTTGACACGCCTGCTAAAGCGGATGGATCTGCCGACACCGGCCAAGTCGAGCAAGTGGCGGCAAGCATTGGACGCTATTTAAATCGCTATTGCGTCATTGTCACAAAATCCACGGTACCTATTGGAACCACTCATCGGGTAGAGGCGATTATCCGGCAAGCACTAGAGCAGCGAAATAGCAAGATCGATTTTGATGTTGTGTCCAATCCCGAGTTCTTGAAAGAGGGAAATGCCATTCAAGACTTCATGAAGCCTGATCGAGTCATTATCGGCGTCGATAGCGCAGAAGCAGCTTCCATCATGAAAGAGATTTATTCTCCTTTTATGCTTAACCATGAACGTCTATTGGTTATGGATATCGCTTCTGCCGAGCTGGCCAAGTATGCCGCTAATGCTATGTTGGCAACGCGCATTTCTTTTATGAATGAAATGGCTCAGCTTTGCGAAGGGCTAGGAGCCAATATTAACTGGGTAAGAAAGGCTATTGGAGCAGATGAGCGCATCGGCAATAAATTTCTCTATCCGGGAGCTGGATATGGCGGCTCATGCTTGCCTAAAGACGTGCGAGCCCTATTAGCTCAATCTTATAGCATTGATTGCCCGCTCTCGCTTTTGCAAGCCGTGCATGATATCAATCAAAGACAGAAGCACGTCATCAGCCAAAAAGTCCAAAATTATTACTCCAATCAGGGAGGAATCAAAGGCAAGACTTTTGGCATTTTAGGTCTTTCCTTTAAACCGGATACAGATGATATGCGCGAAGCCTCTTCTCTTGTTCTCATCCAGGATTTGTTGGAACAAGGAGCTTCCTTGAGAGTATTTGATCCCATTGCCATGCCTAAAGCCCAGCTTATATTGGGCCAACATCCGGCCATAACTTGGTGTCAGTCCGAATTAGAAGCTGCAGAACAAACCGATGCCTTGATTTTAATGACCGAGTGGAAGCAATTCCGCTTTCTCAATTTCCAAGCCCTTTTGACCCAGATGAAGGGCAATGCGTTCTTTGATGGTAGAAATCAATATCTTCCGGAAGAAATGGCACGCAAAGGATTTAATTATTTTAGCATTGGCAGAGATCCGGCTTGGGCAAGTGATTATCAGGGACAGGAAGGATATTCTTCCCATTCCTCAGATTTAAAAATGAGTGTGCATAAATGA
- a CDS encoding polyprenyl synthetase family protein: MMDIANYLKSQSQLVEQQLDQLIPVSHGPYQHLFEAARYALLGSGKRLRPILTLATNQMLGGSSSAALIPACTLELIHTYSMIHDDLPCMDDDDYRRGKLTVHRKYSEGHAVLTGDFLLTYAFEVLSTAPHLTPEKKIKLISTLARQSGGEGMIGGQVMDLSFEGKKISLDSLRLLHRNKTAALLTAAVEFGGIIADATDAQLNCLRHFGENIGLAFQVIDDILDVTSSQTKHGRSIASDVLNEKSTYVSLMGLEQAQACALNFYQQALQALKPLPFDTSLLINISDFILKRQH; encoded by the coding sequence ATGATGGATATTGCCAATTATTTAAAATCGCAAAGCCAGCTAGTTGAGCAGCAATTAGACCAGCTTATTCCTGTTAGCCATGGTCCCTATCAGCATCTATTCGAAGCGGCTCGTTATGCTCTTTTAGGAAGTGGGAAGCGGCTTCGTCCAATTCTAACTTTGGCAACAAATCAAATGCTAGGCGGTAGCTCCTCCGCCGCTCTTATTCCAGCTTGCACCCTTGAACTGATTCATACTTATTCTATGATCCATGATGACCTCCCCTGCATGGATGATGATGATTATCGAAGAGGGAAATTGACTGTCCATCGAAAGTACTCAGAAGGCCATGCCGTTTTAACCGGCGACTTCTTGCTCACTTATGCTTTTGAAGTGCTATCTACAGCGCCTCACCTGACGCCCGAAAAAAAAATCAAGCTCATTTCCACTTTAGCCAGGCAAAGCGGCGGAGAGGGAATGATTGGCGGACAAGTCATGGATCTCTCTTTTGAAGGTAAAAAAATCAGTTTGGATTCTTTACGCCTCTTGCATCGCAATAAAACAGCAGCCCTCCTTACAGCCGCTGTCGAATTCGGCGGCATTATTGCAGATGCTACCGATGCGCAATTAAACTGTTTGCGGCATTTTGGCGAAAATATTGGACTTGCTTTTCAAGTTATCGATGATATTTTAGATGTGACTTCCAGCCAAACAAAACATGGCCGCTCGATCGCCTCTGATGTTTTAAACGAAAAATCGACTTATGTCTCCTTAATGGGATTGGAACAAGCACAAGCCTGTGCTTTAAACTTTTATCAACAAGCGCTTCAAGCCCTAAAACCCTTGCCTTTTGATACTTCTTTACTCATTAATATTTCGGATTTTATTTTGAAAAGGCAGCACTGA
- a CDS encoding sugar transferase, with amino-acid sequence MQTAVAPFSQLLEYPIKHIPVKRAFDIAFSLACLILGAPVFLLIGLFIFCTSPGKIIYSHERIGRGGKPFRCYKFRSMYSDADKRLKEILASNPQLREEWERSFKLKNDPRITPFGAFLRKTSLDELPQFWNVLKGDLSIVGPRPVVKAEVEKYLGPKAYKILSIRPGLTGLWQVSGRSDINCYQKRIQLDEQYVDNRSFFLDLKLIFKTIPAMLFSRGAY; translated from the coding sequence ATGCAAACCGCTGTTGCCCCCTTTTCTCAATTGTTGGAATACCCAATCAAACATATTCCAGTCAAAAGGGCATTTGATATTGCTTTCAGTTTAGCTTGCTTGATTCTAGGAGCTCCTGTCTTCTTATTGATCGGCTTGTTCATTTTTTGCACTTCACCCGGCAAGATCATTTATTCCCATGAGCGAATTGGCCGCGGGGGAAAACCTTTTCGATGCTATAAATTTCGCTCTATGTATAGCGATGCAGATAAGCGCTTAAAAGAGATTCTAGCCTCTAATCCTCAATTACGGGAAGAATGGGAACGCTCCTTCAAACTTAAAAACGATCCCCGTATTACCCCATTCGGCGCCTTTCTACGCAAAACCTCTTTGGACGAGCTTCCCCAATTTTGGAATGTCCTCAAAGGAGACCTAAGCATTGTAGGCCCTCGCCCAGTAGTTAAAGCCGAGGTAGAAAAATATTTAGGTCCAAAAGCTTATAAAATCCTATCAATCCGCCCTGGTTTGACAGGGCTTTGGCAGGTATCTGGAAGGAGTGATATTAATTGTTATCAGAAGCGCATTCAATTAGATGAGCAGTATGTCGACAATCGTTCTTTTTTTCTGGACTTAAAGCTTATTTTTAAAACCATTCCAGCTATGCTATTTTCTAGAGGAGCGTATTAA
- the mreD gene encoding rod shape-determining protein MreD yields the protein MRLLILFIYTFLLAFVLFPLFPSLRLTFFAPFLIISFYRQHKINCLWLAILCGFVLDLFSTQTRIGFYALTYCLTVELLYSSKRHFFEDSLSTIPLMTFFFAILATLLQTVLLYIFGQGLILSWQWAKNDLFWMPLQDALFAGLAFSFPSLLLPSYRPRRKANLLLVKENQ from the coding sequence ATGCGGCTTCTGATTTTATTTATTTATACTTTTCTCCTGGCTTTTGTTCTTTTTCCCTTATTTCCTTCTTTGAGACTGACATTTTTCGCTCCCTTCTTAATTATTTCTTTCTATCGCCAACATAAAATAAACTGCTTATGGCTGGCTATTCTTTGCGGATTTGTCCTGGATTTATTTTCTACGCAAACGCGAATCGGATTTTATGCCCTTACCTATTGCTTAACTGTAGAGCTCCTTTATTCGTCTAAGCGCCACTTTTTTGAAGATAGCCTAAGTACGATTCCGCTTATGACATTTTTCTTTGCCATTCTTGCAACTCTGCTGCAAACAGTTCTCCTCTATATATTCGGACAAGGGTTAATTCTATCTTGGCAGTGGGCTAAAAACGACTTGTTTTGGATGCCTCTCCAAGATGCCCTGTTTGCAGGCTTGGCCTTCAGCTTTCCTTCTTTGCTTTTACCTTCTTACCGCCCTCGAAGAAAAGCCAATCTTTTACTCGTGAAGGAGAATCAGTAA
- a CDS encoding replication-associated recombination protein A — MKKTLPLAEELRPHSLAEIVGQDHLLGENGLITRAIANQTPLSIILWGPPGCGKTSIARLYAQAFDMRFVSMSAIFSGVADLKKIVKEAQEMPLLHKRTLLFVDEIHRFNKAQQDAFLPFVENGTLVLVGATAENPSFYLNAALLSRLRVLPLYPLDASGLERLIQRYEKRFAPLPLTPEARSLLILWSQGDGRYLYNLIENLRHLVQTDSLIDEQALHQILQKKSALFDKGGDQHYNLISALHKSVRGSDPDASIYWFCRMLEGGEEPLYLARRLIRMAVEDIGLADPQALPLAIAAKEAYEMLGSPEGELALAEVVVYLALAPKSASVYQAFNEARETAAQTGYVDPPAIILNAPTSLMKKMGYGKGYQYDHDLPDAFSGQNYFPGSLPRQTFYRPVERGFERELKKRLDYFQRLRDRKTNVEEKG, encoded by the coding sequence ATGAAAAAGACGCTTCCGCTTGCAGAAGAGCTTCGTCCGCATTCTTTAGCTGAAATCGTGGGACAAGATCATTTGCTAGGAGAAAATGGCTTGATCACCAGGGCTATTGCGAATCAAACACCTCTCTCCATCATTCTTTGGGGACCCCCAGGCTGTGGAAAGACATCCATCGCCCGCCTTTATGCCCAAGCGTTTGATATGCGCTTTGTCTCTATGAGTGCGATTTTTAGCGGTGTAGCGGATTTAAAAAAAATTGTCAAAGAAGCTCAAGAGATGCCCCTCTTACATAAGAGGACTCTCTTATTTGTCGATGAAATTCATCGCTTTAATAAAGCGCAGCAAGACGCTTTCCTTCCCTTTGTTGAAAATGGGACTTTGGTACTAGTTGGGGCCACGGCCGAGAATCCGTCCTTTTACCTCAACGCCGCCCTGCTTTCCAGGCTGCGGGTCTTGCCGCTCTATCCTTTAGATGCGTCAGGATTAGAGCGCCTCATTCAGCGCTATGAAAAACGTTTTGCGCCTTTGCCTCTCACGCCGGAAGCTCGCAGTCTGCTGATTTTATGGTCTCAAGGAGATGGGCGGTATCTTTATAATCTGATCGAGAACCTACGCCATCTTGTTCAAACAGACTCTTTAATAGATGAGCAGGCCTTGCATCAAATTCTACAAAAAAAATCCGCTCTATTCGACAAAGGAGGCGATCAGCATTATAACCTCATTTCGGCCTTGCATAAATCTGTAAGAGGATCGGATCCCGATGCCTCTATTTACTGGTTCTGCCGCATGCTGGAAGGGGGCGAAGAACCCTTATATTTAGCTCGGCGCCTTATTCGCATGGCCGTCGAAGATATTGGCCTGGCAGATCCGCAGGCCTTGCCTTTAGCGATAGCGGCTAAAGAAGCGTATGAAATGCTTGGCTCACCCGAAGGAGAACTGGCCTTAGCGGAAGTGGTGGTTTATCTAGCCTTAGCTCCTAAAAGCGCGTCTGTTTACCAAGCTTTCAATGAAGCCCGGGAAACGGCTGCACAGACAGGCTATGTAGACCCTCCTGCCATTATTTTAAATGCCCCTACTTCATTGATGAAAAAAATGGGATATGGCAAAGGCTATCAATATGATCATGATTTGCCAGATGCATTTTCAGGACAGAATTATTTTCCCGGCTCGCTGCCTAGGCAAACTTTCTATCGGCCTGTAGAAAGGGGGTTTGAGCGCGAGCTCAAAAAACGTTTAGATTATTTTCAACGTTTGCGAGACCGGAAAACAAATGTGGAAGAGAAAGGATAA
- the folD gene encoding bifunctional methylenetetrahydrofolate dehydrogenase/methenyltetrahydrofolate cyclohydrolase FolD, translated as MIIDGKKIAEDIQQEIKARIQSYSTRPPCLAVVLVGEHPPSQIYVNRKTQACAAVGIRSIKKLLPANMTEEELLAEIEILNNDPQIDGILVQLPLPPHINPNRITYHINPNKDVDGFHPFNVGKMLIGEMDGFLPCTPLGIKVLMERSAIDITGKHALVIGRSNIVGKPMAALLMQGMPGGNATVTIAHRYSIDLPTLCRLADIIIIAIGQPKFLKADMVKEGAIVIDVGINKIEDATKKSGYQIVGDVDFENVAPKCSYITPVPGGVGPMTIAMLLHNTLLSYQLKLKQGLIS; from the coding sequence ATGATTATTGACGGAAAAAAAATTGCTGAGGATATCCAACAAGAAATTAAAGCCCGCATTCAATCCTATTCAACTCGCCCTCCTTGCTTAGCTGTTGTCTTAGTAGGCGAACATCCTCCTTCACAAATTTACGTTAATCGTAAAACGCAAGCTTGCGCAGCAGTGGGAATTCGCTCTATCAAAAAGCTACTTCCAGCCAATATGACTGAAGAAGAGCTTTTGGCTGAAATAGAAATATTGAATAACGATCCGCAAATTGATGGCATTTTAGTTCAACTTCCCCTTCCTCCCCATATCAATCCCAATCGTATTACCTATCACATTAATCCTAATAAAGATGTCGATGGCTTTCATCCCTTTAACGTGGGTAAAATGCTAATTGGGGAAATGGACGGATTTCTACCCTGTACGCCGTTGGGAATTAAAGTGCTGATGGAGCGCTCGGCCATTGATATCACGGGGAAGCATGCACTTGTCATAGGCAGAAGCAATATTGTTGGCAAACCAATGGCAGCTTTACTCATGCAGGGCATGCCAGGAGGCAATGCGACTGTCACTATTGCGCATCGTTATTCTATTGATCTGCCTACGCTATGCCGTTTGGCAGATATTATTATTATTGCCATTGGACAACCCAAATTTCTCAAAGCGGATATGGTCAAAGAAGGCGCTATTGTCATTGACGTAGGAATCAATAAAATAGAAGATGCTACCAAGAAAAGCGGCTATCAGATCGTGGGCGATGTCGATTTTGAAAATGTCGCCCCTAAATGTTCATATATTACGCCTGTTCCCGGTGGAGTCGGTCCCATGACAATTGCCATGTTGCTGCACAATACGCTGTTAAGTTATCAATTAAAGCTAAAGCAGGGCCTGATCAGCTAG
- a CDS encoding FAD:protein FMN transferase has protein sequence MKSFKLLFLFFVLLGGCQSPPPKSKADLTVFSQNAMTIDYRILIGGPLTVQQKLQIQQIIHATFAEVDAIYNKWNAHSEVSRLNALKAHETVPLSPQLLQFLERIDALVHLSEGRFDPTVEPLEQLWKSRLERGVEPSLQEINTIKACIGWDKIHFANGQFLKDHDQTQLDLGGIAKGYCVDLLVERLNSAGFANVYVEWGGEIRTSGLHPSQRPWNIYISRLGDTDPAHAIAYLRLTNQAIATSGDYFQYWTITMPTGELRTYCHIFNPKTLSPLIVKPGSIASASLIADDCLIADGLAKVLMLFDSAEEAQAWLEQIQQTIPHLSCWIITRQEPVPDLK, from the coding sequence ATGAAATCGTTTAAGCTGCTTTTCCTTTTCTTTGTTCTGCTAGGAGGATGCCAATCCCCGCCACCAAAGTCAAAGGCTGATTTGACTGTCTTTTCGCAAAATGCCATGACTATTGACTACCGCATCTTAATTGGCGGTCCTCTCACTGTGCAGCAAAAACTCCAGATCCAACAAATCATCCACGCCACCTTTGCCGAGGTCGATGCCATTTATAATAAATGGAATGCCCACTCCGAAGTATCTCGGCTAAACGCCTTAAAAGCCCATGAAACCGTTCCTTTATCTCCGCAACTATTACAATTTTTAGAACGGATTGATGCCTTGGTCCACTTATCTGAGGGAAGATTTGATCCAACCGTTGAACCATTAGAGCAGCTTTGGAAAAGCCGGTTAGAAAGGGGCGTAGAACCATCCCTACAGGAAATCAATACTATCAAAGCTTGTATAGGCTGGGATAAAATTCACTTTGCAAATGGACAATTTCTTAAAGACCATGACCAGACCCAGCTCGATTTAGGAGGGATTGCAAAGGGATATTGCGTCGATTTATTAGTAGAAAGATTAAATTCAGCCGGATTTGCGAATGTTTATGTGGAATGGGGAGGAGAAATACGCACTTCAGGCCTTCATCCCAGCCAGCGTCCGTGGAATATTTATATTAGCCGCCTGGGAGATACCGACCCTGCGCATGCCATCGCTTATTTACGCTTGACCAATCAAGCCATTGCAACAAGCGGAGATTATTTTCAATATTGGACGATTACAATGCCTACGGGAGAGCTACGGACTTACTGCCATATTTTCAACCCTAAAACCCTCTCTCCCCTGATTGTAAAACCCGGATCTATTGCCAGCGCCAGCTTAATCGCTGACGACTGCTTGATTGCCGATGGATTAGCAAAAGTCCTTATGCTATTCGACTCAGCAGAAGAAGCTCAAGCTTGGCTTGAGCAGATCCAACAGACTATTCCCCATTTATCCTGCTGGATCATTACACGCCAAGAGCCTGTCCCCGATCTGAAATAG
- the dnaN gene encoding DNA polymerase III subunit beta: MKFVISTQELNYLISKIQNVVAQKPTIPILSNFLIEAYNDELILTATDLTVGIRCHTEAKILEEGATTLPAKRFAQLIKELTAVNVEISSNANEVTTIVAGTSRFKLNGMGKTDYPSLPDLSQVHSFHVKQSELKDLFYRTSFAVSKEDNRYVLTGVLMHIANGLATFVGTDGKRLARAHAPIEISPSFTSQSIIPLKAVDEILKNLTDEGDAKISLMSDKIAVEANQTRILTKLLSGDYPDINRVIPEQSELIVNLHREELASLLRQISLFTADHNHSVRFTFTNGELKLTANTMDIGEGTVSMAANYSGPKLEIAFNPGFFIDILRHCKGETVTMGLTDAYNPGIITDGEHLTHPLQISPLFVIMPMRLSED; encoded by the coding sequence ATGAAATTTGTTATCTCAACGCAGGAACTCAACTACCTCATTAGTAAAATTCAAAACGTCGTTGCACAGAAGCCGACTATTCCTATTTTATCTAATTTTCTCATTGAAGCTTATAATGATGAACTGATCTTAACAGCTACGGATTTGACAGTCGGCATTCGCTGTCATACAGAGGCCAAAATCCTTGAAGAAGGAGCCACTACTTTACCGGCCAAGCGTTTTGCCCAGCTCATTAAGGAATTAACAGCCGTTAACGTTGAAATTTCTTCGAATGCAAATGAAGTCACGACAATTGTTGCCGGCACCTCACGCTTTAAGCTTAACGGAATGGGTAAGACCGACTATCCTTCCCTACCTGATTTATCACAAGTCCATTCTTTCCATGTCAAGCAAAGCGAATTAAAAGACTTGTTCTACCGCACCTCCTTTGCCGTTTCAAAGGAAGATAACCGCTATGTTTTAACGGGTGTTTTAATGCACATTGCCAATGGACTGGCCACTTTCGTTGGAACAGACGGAAAGCGCCTGGCTCGCGCGCATGCACCGATTGAAATTAGCCCTTCTTTTACGAGTCAGTCTATTATTCCATTAAAAGCGGTGGATGAAATTTTAAAGAATTTAACAGATGAAGGCGATGCTAAAATTTCTTTAATGTCAGATAAAATTGCCGTGGAAGCCAATCAAACAAGAATTTTGACCAAGCTTTTATCTGGCGATTATCCTGATATTAACCGTGTCATTCCAGAACAGTCCGAACTCATTGTCAATTTGCATCGCGAAGAATTGGCCTCTTTATTGCGCCAAATTTCGCTTTTTACCGCTGATCATAATCACTCTGTCCGCTTTACCTTTACAAATGGCGAGCTCAAATTAACTGCCAATACAATGGATATCGGGGAAGGGACAGTCTCCATGGCAGCCAATTATTCCGGCCCCAAGCTGGAAATAGCTTTCAATCCGGGATTTTTCATCGATATTTTACGCCATTGCAAGGGAGAGACCGTTACAATGGGGCTGACGGATGCTTACAATCCCGGCATTATTACAGACGGCGAGCATTTAACCCATCCGCTGCAGATTTCTCCTTTATTCGTCATTATGCCCATGCGGCTTTCTGAAGATTAA